Proteins found in one Alicyclobacillus cycloheptanicus genomic segment:
- a CDS encoding 2-isopropylmalate synthase: MRKIEIFDTTLRDGEQSAGVNLHTHEKLEIAYQLARYGVTVMEAGYPASSPGDFDAVSQIARAVRGCTIAGLARHVQGDIDAVWGALQHAEAPRLHLFIATSPIHMRDKLRMTPDQVFETAVAMVKYGARKFPDIEWSAEDATRSDWDFLAKIVTAVIDAGATVINLPDTVGYTTPHEYGSLFRYMLDHVPNIHKAKLSAHCHDDLGMAVANSIAAIEAGVHQVEGTINGIGERAGNASIEEIAVALAIRRDFYQAETGLDLTQTVRTSRLVSKLTGMVVPPNKAVVGANAFAHESGIHQDGVLKNVLTYEIIRPEMVGLSSNALVLGKHSGRHAFRGKCEELGLHLTDDEFNQLFQNFKLLTEKKKEVTDDDILALALEASANSGRPHYELASMHVSYGTHAITTTTLAIQAADGTVLQEAATGNGSVEAIYRTIERLLNHPVDLQDYRIQSTTSGKDSLAEVYVKVGYQGMVGSGRGVDNDVLAASAKAFLDAINRIALKQEFKEVGVS; the protein is encoded by the coding sequence TTGCGAAAGATTGAGATCTTCGACACGACCCTGCGCGACGGGGAACAGTCTGCTGGCGTCAATCTGCATACGCACGAGAAGCTGGAAATCGCGTATCAGCTGGCCAGGTACGGCGTGACGGTGATGGAGGCTGGGTACCCGGCCTCGTCTCCGGGCGACTTCGACGCGGTGTCGCAGATTGCCAGGGCGGTGCGCGGCTGCACCATTGCGGGACTGGCCCGGCATGTTCAGGGAGACATTGATGCGGTGTGGGGTGCGCTGCAGCACGCGGAAGCTCCGCGCTTGCACCTGTTTATCGCGACGTCACCCATTCATATGCGCGATAAACTGCGGATGACACCCGACCAAGTGTTTGAGACCGCGGTGGCGATGGTGAAGTACGGCGCCAGGAAGTTCCCGGACATTGAATGGTCCGCCGAGGACGCGACGCGGTCGGACTGGGATTTTCTTGCGAAAATCGTGACGGCGGTCATTGACGCGGGTGCGACGGTCATCAACCTGCCGGACACAGTGGGCTACACAACCCCGCACGAGTATGGCAGCCTCTTCCGCTACATGCTGGACCACGTGCCGAACATTCACAAGGCGAAATTGTCCGCCCACTGTCATGACGATCTGGGGATGGCCGTGGCCAACTCCATCGCGGCGATTGAAGCCGGGGTGCACCAGGTGGAGGGCACCATCAATGGCATCGGAGAGCGCGCGGGCAACGCGTCGATTGAGGAGATCGCGGTCGCGCTCGCGATCCGCCGCGACTTTTACCAGGCGGAGACGGGCCTCGACCTGACACAGACGGTGCGTACCAGCCGGCTCGTCAGCAAGCTGACCGGCATGGTGGTACCGCCGAACAAGGCCGTGGTTGGGGCCAACGCCTTTGCCCATGAGTCGGGGATTCATCAGGATGGTGTGTTGAAAAATGTGCTGACCTACGAAATCATTCGTCCGGAAATGGTCGGCCTCTCGTCCAACGCCCTGGTGCTTGGCAAACACTCTGGACGCCATGCGTTCCGCGGCAAGTGCGAAGAGTTGGGCTTGCACCTGACGGACGACGAGTTCAATCAGCTGTTTCAAAATTTCAAGCTGCTCACCGAGAAGAAAAAGGAAGTCACCGATGACGACATCCTCGCACTGGCGCTGGAGGCATCGGCCAACAGCGGGCGTCCGCACTATGAACTGGCGTCCATGCACGTCTCGTACGGCACGCACGCCATCACGACGACCACGCTGGCCATTCAGGCGGCAGACGGGACCGTCTTGCAGGAAGCAGCGACGGGCAACGGCAGCGTCGAAGCGATTTACCGCACGATTGAGCGGCTGTTGAATCACCCGGTCGACCTGCAGGACTACCGGATTCAATCCACGACGAGCGGGAAAGACTCGCTGGCCGAGGTCTATGTCAAAGTGGGCTATCAGGGTATGGTCGGCAGCGGGCGCGGCGTTGACAACGACGTCCTGGCCGCTTCGGCCAAGGCGTTCCTGGACGCCATCAACCGCATTGCACTCAAACAAGAATTCAAGGAAGTGGGCGTGTCTTGA
- a CDS encoding ABC transporter permease, whose translation MKSIIRKELKLLLKGKGNFFFLIAMPMLFIVLFGSVFSHVGNENIPIHYIDRDHSSVSRAFIEHMSQVKGFTVTQDTGASVSDQIQKIKAGKEASLLVIPAGFGRAMASGQSAQLEFYQDPTQDTVTGPIKSLLSSISSQYEQQHVASTLLAAGQSPAQVHKVLQAPISIQGINVSGTGSVSMLDQVVPGYTVMFVFFIIMSMMRSFLGERESGMLSRLLSTPMRPVTYLFGMWIPALIAVLIQCVVLLAFGRLVYHVDLGDLRAIALLVLCLGICGTGIGLAVSLLIRGENQGRGITMLISLGGAAVGGVWLPTELMPHAVQVIGHFTPQYWAQQGFQDVMIRGAHITTVWPSAGVLLAFGAAGLLVAWLRFGHFIKAAQN comes from the coding sequence GTGAAGAGTATCATTCGCAAAGAGTTGAAACTGCTCCTCAAGGGCAAGGGGAATTTCTTTTTTCTCATCGCCATGCCCATGTTGTTCATTGTATTGTTTGGTTCGGTGTTTTCACACGTGGGTAACGAAAACATACCTATTCATTATATCGATCGCGACCATTCTTCGGTTTCCCGGGCATTCATCGAGCATATGTCGCAGGTCAAGGGGTTCACCGTCACGCAGGATACGGGTGCTTCCGTGTCGGACCAAATCCAGAAAATCAAAGCCGGCAAGGAAGCGTCACTCTTGGTGATTCCCGCAGGCTTTGGCCGGGCCATGGCATCCGGACAATCCGCGCAGCTGGAATTTTACCAGGACCCGACCCAGGACACCGTGACGGGCCCCATCAAGTCCCTGCTCAGTTCCATCAGCAGTCAGTATGAGCAGCAGCATGTCGCATCTACGCTGCTGGCGGCGGGCCAGTCTCCCGCGCAGGTTCACAAGGTTTTACAGGCGCCCATCTCCATCCAGGGCATCAACGTGAGCGGCACGGGCAGTGTGAGTATGCTCGACCAAGTGGTGCCAGGGTACACGGTCATGTTCGTGTTTTTCATCATCATGAGCATGATGCGCAGCTTCCTCGGTGAGCGCGAGTCCGGCATGCTCTCCCGCCTGCTCAGCACGCCGATGCGGCCGGTCACGTACCTGTTCGGGATGTGGATCCCGGCGCTCATTGCGGTGTTGATTCAGTGCGTGGTGCTCTTGGCATTTGGCCGCCTGGTCTACCATGTGGATTTAGGGGACTTGCGTGCCATTGCGCTGCTCGTTCTGTGCCTCGGGATTTGCGGGACGGGCATCGGATTGGCGGTGTCGCTGCTGATTCGCGGGGAAAACCAGGGCCGGGGCATTACCATGCTCATTTCTCTGGGCGGCGCAGCCGTGGGTGGTGTCTGGCTTCCCACGGAACTGATGCCGCACGCTGTGCAGGTCATTGGGCACTTTACCCCGCAGTATTGGGCACAGCAGGGCTTTCAGGACGTCATGATTCGCGGTGCGCACATCACAACCGTCTGGCCCTCCGCAGGTGTCCTGCTGGCGTTTGGTGCAGCCGGGCTGCTCGTCGCGTGGCTGCGGTTCGGGCACTTCATCAAGGCGGCGCAGAACTAA
- the leuC gene encoding 3-isopropylmalate dehydratase large subunit, with product MKPKTLFEKIWEAHTVVEQADDLALLYIDLHLVHEVTSPQAFEGLRLANRTVRRPDLTYATMDHNVPTDNPFDVKDEIAGKQIATLEANCKEFGIELADLRSPSQGIVHVIGPELGLTQPGKTIVCGDSHTSTHGAFGALAFGIGTSEVEHVLATQCLWQKNPKTCEVRLVGKRAPGVTAKDVILGVISQYGVDFGAGHVVEFTGEAVHEMSMEARMTMCNMVIEGGARAGMVAPDDVTIEYLRGRPRVPQGEAFEAAAKAWKALASDEGASYDKVLTFDVSTLAPQVTWGNNPGMGASVNGTVPNPDDLPTEAERRAARQALAYMGLEPGMKITDIPVQHVFIGSCTNSRIEDLRAAAEVVRGRKVAQGVRALVVPGSKQVKEQAEREGLHEVFKAAGFEWREPGCSMCLAMNPDFVPPGERCASTSNRNFEGRQGRGARTHLVSPAMAAAAAIAGRFVDVRELMNEAAAATV from the coding sequence ATGAAACCAAAGACGCTGTTTGAAAAGATTTGGGAAGCGCACACGGTGGTCGAGCAGGCGGACGATTTGGCGCTGTTGTATATCGACCTGCACCTCGTTCACGAAGTCACTTCCCCGCAGGCCTTTGAAGGGCTGCGGCTCGCAAACCGAACGGTGCGCCGTCCGGATTTGACATACGCCACGATGGACCACAACGTGCCGACGGATAACCCGTTCGACGTCAAGGATGAGATTGCCGGCAAGCAGATCGCGACGCTGGAAGCCAATTGCAAGGAGTTCGGCATTGAGTTGGCAGACTTGCGGAGCCCCAGCCAAGGCATCGTGCACGTCATCGGGCCGGAACTCGGCTTGACACAGCCAGGCAAGACGATTGTCTGCGGCGACAGCCACACCTCCACACACGGCGCTTTTGGTGCGCTGGCGTTCGGCATTGGCACGAGCGAGGTGGAACATGTCCTCGCAACACAATGCCTGTGGCAGAAGAACCCGAAGACGTGCGAGGTTCGGCTGGTCGGCAAGCGGGCCCCCGGGGTGACGGCGAAGGACGTGATTCTGGGCGTGATCAGCCAATATGGCGTGGACTTCGGCGCCGGGCATGTCGTGGAATTCACCGGTGAAGCGGTGCATGAGATGTCCATGGAAGCGCGCATGACGATGTGCAACATGGTGATTGAAGGGGGCGCCCGGGCGGGGATGGTGGCACCGGACGACGTCACCATTGAATACCTGCGCGGCCGGCCGCGTGTGCCGCAGGGGGAAGCATTTGAGGCGGCGGCCAAGGCGTGGAAAGCGCTGGCTTCCGACGAAGGCGCGTCCTACGACAAAGTGCTGACCTTCGACGTGTCGACGCTGGCACCGCAGGTCACCTGGGGAAACAACCCAGGCATGGGCGCGAGTGTGAATGGCACGGTGCCGAATCCGGACGACCTCCCGACGGAGGCCGAGCGGCGCGCGGCCCGTCAGGCACTGGCGTACATGGGACTGGAACCGGGCATGAAAATCACCGACATTCCGGTGCAGCACGTGTTCATCGGCTCGTGTACCAACTCGCGCATCGAAGACCTGCGCGCCGCCGCTGAAGTTGTGCGGGGCCGCAAGGTGGCACAGGGTGTGCGGGCGCTGGTTGTACCGGGATCGAAACAAGTCAAGGAGCAAGCAGAACGCGAGGGGCTGCACGAGGTGTTCAAGGCCGCTGGATTTGAGTGGCGCGAGCCGGGGTGCAGCATGTGCCTCGCCATGAACCCAGACTTTGTTCCGCCTGGGGAGCGCTGTGCGTCCACCTCGAACCGTAACTTCGAAGGACGCCAGGGACGCGGCGCCCGCACCCATCTCGTAAGTCCGGCCATGGCGGCTGCTGCGGCCATCGCGGGCCGCTTCGTCGACGTTCGCGAGCTGATGAACGAGGCGGCCGCGGCCACGGTGTGA
- the leuB gene encoding 3-isopropylmalate dehydrogenase, with translation MNKHITVLPGDGIGPEVTAEAQKLLEEVAVQFGHTFEFTAAHIGGAAIDAEGTPLPEQTVARCKASDAVLLGAVGAPKYDRGPASGRPEAGLLGLRKALDVFANLRPITVFPPLAAASPLKDEVLTNVDFVIVRELTGGLYFGTPRERIQTDHGLEVVDTLRYSEQEIERILRLGYQIAQQRGKRLTSVDKANVLESSRVWRETAERLHAEYPDVELNHLLVDNAAMQIVKDPGQFDVIVTENLFGDILSDEGAMITGSIGMLPSASLGAGGPGLYEPVHGSAPDIAGKGIANPLASFLSAAMMLRHSFGMFAEADAVEQAVQQVLADGLRTADIAGPGDTPLSTAEMGEAVRTRLRATVAAK, from the coding sequence TTGAACAAACACATTACCGTCCTCCCAGGCGACGGCATCGGTCCAGAAGTGACGGCAGAAGCCCAAAAGCTGCTGGAGGAAGTCGCCGTCCAGTTTGGACACACATTTGAATTCACCGCGGCCCACATTGGCGGGGCTGCGATTGACGCAGAAGGCACCCCCTTGCCGGAACAGACGGTGGCGCGCTGCAAAGCGAGCGATGCCGTGCTGCTCGGTGCCGTCGGCGCGCCAAAGTACGACCGCGGCCCGGCTTCCGGACGGCCTGAAGCGGGCCTGCTGGGCCTGCGCAAGGCGCTGGACGTGTTTGCGAACCTGCGGCCCATCACCGTGTTTCCGCCGCTGGCAGCGGCCTCCCCGCTGAAAGACGAGGTGTTGACGAACGTCGACTTCGTCATTGTGCGGGAACTCACGGGCGGCCTGTACTTCGGAACGCCGCGCGAGCGCATCCAGACCGATCACGGTCTGGAAGTGGTGGACACCTTGCGCTACAGCGAGCAGGAGATCGAACGTATTCTCCGCCTCGGCTACCAGATTGCGCAGCAGCGCGGCAAGCGCCTGACCTCCGTGGACAAGGCGAATGTGCTGGAGAGCAGCCGCGTGTGGCGCGAGACGGCGGAGCGGCTGCACGCCGAATACCCGGATGTGGAACTGAACCACCTGCTCGTCGACAACGCGGCCATGCAAATCGTGAAAGACCCCGGACAGTTCGACGTGATCGTCACCGAGAACTTGTTCGGCGACATCCTGAGCGACGAGGGGGCGATGATTACCGGATCGATTGGCATGCTGCCGTCGGCCAGCCTTGGCGCGGGGGGGCCTGGCCTGTATGAACCGGTCCACGGCTCCGCTCCGGACATCGCCGGAAAGGGCATCGCGAACCCGCTCGCCTCGTTCCTGTCTGCGGCAATGATGCTGCGGCACTCGTTCGGGATGTTCGCGGAGGCCGACGCGGTGGAACAGGCCGTGCAGCAGGTGCTGGCAGACGGACTGCGCACAGCGGACATCGCGGGCCCGGGCGACACGCCGCTGTCCACCGCGGAGATGGGCGAAGCGGTGCGCACCCGCCTGCGGGCGACGGTCGCGGCGAAATAA
- a CDS encoding GntR family transcriptional regulator, which translates to MDDRTVGSLHFQLDLSQPIYEQILHQMSTAVVRGKIALGEKIPSVREMAQALRVTPNTVMHAYQEMERHGLTETHRGQGTFVTTSRERVEQFRSELANTVIDEFLEKMKSLGFSAQDIQAAIRERLGGGLQP; encoded by the coding sequence TTGGATGACCGAACGGTTGGCTCCCTGCACTTTCAGCTCGACCTAAGCCAGCCAATCTATGAGCAAATCTTGCATCAGATGAGTACTGCCGTGGTCAGGGGAAAGATTGCATTGGGTGAGAAGATCCCGTCCGTTCGCGAAATGGCGCAGGCGCTTCGCGTGACACCAAACACGGTGATGCACGCCTATCAGGAAATGGAGCGGCATGGGCTCACCGAGACGCACCGCGGGCAGGGCACGTTCGTCACAACTTCCAGAGAACGCGTCGAACAGTTTCGATCTGAACTTGCGAACACGGTCATTGATGAGTTTCTCGAAAAGATGAAGAGCCTTGGGTTCTCCGCACAGGACATTCAAGCGGCGATTCGTGAGCGACTAGGAGGGGGGCTGCAGCCATGA
- a CDS encoding coiled-coil domain-containing protein yields MDAELQSFLEGMEARITTRFHGLTQSIESLDQRMDELVQRVDRLELRMDSLDQRMDELGQRVDRLELRMDSLEQRMDGLDQRVTILNQRVHGLGQRMDELARDIRTVDKKHDATFEQVGRLTEDMTEVKTYIDYVQHKLMEHDKDIYSLRRKHS; encoded by the coding sequence GTGGACGCAGAGCTGCAGTCGTTTCTTGAAGGCATGGAAGCACGCATCACGACGAGGTTTCATGGTCTGACGCAATCCATAGAGAGCCTTGACCAGCGCATGGACGAACTAGTGCAGCGAGTGGATCGCCTGGAGTTGCGCATGGACAGCCTTGACCAGCGCATGGACGAGCTAGGGCAGCGAGTGGATCGTCTGGAGTTGCGCATGGACAGCCTTGAGCAGCGCATGGACGGCCTCGACCAGCGCGTGACCATTCTGAACCAGCGCGTGCACGGACTTGGCCAGCGCATGGACGAGTTGGCGCGAGACATCCGGACCGTCGACAAGAAACATGATGCAACCTTTGAACAGGTTGGACGCTTGACGGAGGACATGACGGAGGTGAAAACCTACATCGACTACGTGCAGCACAAATTGATGGAACATGATAAAGACATCTATTCCCTGCGTCGAAAGCACTCCTGA
- the leuD gene encoding 3-isopropylmalate dehydratase small subunit: MEPLVKHTGKVALMDRVNVDTDQIIPKQFLKRIERTGFGQFLFYDWRFREDGSPNPDFELNQPQYEGATILAAKHNFGCGSSREHAAWALGDYGFRIILAPSFADIFYNNCFKNGLLPIVLPEAAIEEVFRHGQNGPVEVTVDLEAKTVSTGDGWQVSFEIDDHRRHNLLHGLDDIGITLQYEDAIAAFERRRTG, encoded by the coding sequence ATGGAACCATTGGTAAAGCATACGGGAAAGGTTGCACTGATGGATCGGGTGAATGTGGACACCGACCAAATCATCCCGAAACAGTTTTTGAAGCGCATTGAGCGGACTGGCTTTGGGCAGTTCTTGTTTTACGACTGGCGGTTCCGAGAGGACGGCAGCCCGAATCCGGACTTTGAACTGAACCAGCCGCAGTATGAGGGCGCGACGATTTTGGCTGCGAAGCACAATTTTGGTTGCGGGTCGTCCCGTGAACATGCGGCATGGGCGCTCGGTGATTATGGATTCCGCATTATCCTTGCACCGTCCTTTGCAGATATCTTCTACAACAACTGCTTCAAGAACGGGCTGCTGCCCATTGTACTGCCGGAAGCCGCGATTGAGGAGGTCTTCCGCCATGGACAGAACGGACCGGTGGAAGTCACCGTCGATTTGGAAGCGAAGACCGTTTCGACGGGGGACGGCTGGCAGGTGTCCTTCGAAATTGACGACCACCGCCGGCATAACTTGCTGCACGGATTGGACGACATCGGCATCACGCTGCAGTACGAGGACGCCATTGCGGCGTTTGAAAGGAGGCGTACAGGATGA
- a CDS encoding ABC transporter ATP-binding protein: MEPVVSVCELQKHYGKTQALKDVTFSVRPGTCFGLLGPNGAGKSTTMKILTGILPADAGTIHILSVPAHRDSMPLRRQIGYVPQNITLYEKLTAVDNLMFFGELYGLHGRELRKRIETVLDEIGLSHRGNEAVETFSGGMKRRINIAAALLHQPKLLILDEPTVGIDPQSRNHIFEMIRALKAQGVTIIYSTHYMEEVEALCDDLAIIDQGQVIAQGSLRDLLSRYGKQAIYVEAKGFETLSDIPHVSHVSSQGQGFILETSRVMEVLSFLLQTASAKGIDIDVLETVRPSLESVFLSLTGTSLRD, from the coding sequence ATGGAACCGGTTGTTTCAGTTTGCGAATTACAAAAACACTACGGCAAGACCCAGGCCCTGAAAGATGTCACGTTCTCCGTCCGACCAGGCACGTGTTTTGGGCTCCTTGGGCCAAACGGTGCAGGCAAGTCCACCACGATGAAAATTCTCACCGGCATCCTTCCAGCCGACGCGGGCACCATCCACATCCTGTCCGTTCCAGCGCATCGCGACAGCATGCCGCTTCGCCGTCAAATTGGATACGTACCGCAGAACATCACGCTCTACGAGAAACTGACGGCTGTGGACAATCTGATGTTCTTCGGAGAACTGTACGGACTTCACGGCCGCGAACTGCGAAAGAGAATTGAAACTGTCCTCGATGAAATCGGGCTCTCCCACCGCGGGAACGAAGCGGTTGAAACCTTCTCAGGCGGGATGAAGCGCAGGATCAACATCGCGGCGGCCCTGCTGCACCAGCCCAAGCTGCTCATTTTGGATGAGCCGACGGTCGGCATCGACCCGCAATCGCGCAATCATATTTTTGAAATGATTCGTGCGCTCAAGGCGCAGGGTGTGACCATCATCTACTCGACACACTACATGGAAGAGGTGGAGGCGCTGTGTGATGATTTGGCCATCATTGACCAAGGTCAAGTCATTGCCCAAGGCTCCCTCCGAGACCTGCTCTCCCGCTATGGCAAACAAGCCATTTACGTGGAGGCAAAGGGGTTCGAGACGTTGTCGGACATTCCGCACGTCTCGCACGTATCCAGCCAAGGTCAGGGCTTCATCCTGGAGACCAGCCGTGTGATGGAGGTGTTGAGTTTCCTGTTGCAGACCGCGTCCGCAAAGGGGATAGACATCGATGTACTTGAAACCGTGCGGCCGTCGCTCGAGTCGGTGTTTCTTTCGCTCACGGGAACCAGTTTGAGAGACTAG
- a CDS encoding ABC transporter ATP-binding protein, translating to MTTIASMTTMTSAVYCDGVTKRFGKQFALNELHLAIPKGKIVGVLGPNGAGKSTLFRMLTGLAKPDRGSISVLGQRPGWRTNAHIAYLPDRARWYGDHTVNRAFHWGESLLPGFDRAVAERLAAFMNIDLDARVSGMSRGQEARLMLILCVARSVPLIILDEPFSGIDVISRERIIESLIDHMSSSELADVERTVLISTHEIYEAEALFDHAVFLRDGQVALSGDADELRAAHGSMHATMKQLYR from the coding sequence ATGACGACCATTGCTTCCATGACTACGATGACCTCGGCGGTGTACTGTGACGGCGTCACGAAGCGATTTGGCAAACAGTTCGCGTTGAACGAGCTTCACCTCGCGATTCCGAAGGGCAAAATCGTGGGCGTGCTGGGGCCAAACGGAGCCGGGAAATCGACTCTGTTTCGGATGCTGACCGGACTAGCGAAGCCCGACCGCGGCAGCATCTCGGTGCTCGGGCAGCGTCCGGGCTGGCGGACGAATGCCCACATCGCATACTTGCCCGACCGCGCCCGCTGGTACGGCGACCACACGGTGAACCGCGCGTTTCACTGGGGCGAATCGCTGCTGCCTGGCTTTGACCGAGCAGTGGCCGAACGGTTGGCAGCGTTTATGAACATCGACCTCGATGCGCGGGTGTCGGGCATGTCCCGGGGACAGGAGGCGCGGCTGATGCTGATTCTGTGTGTCGCGCGCAGCGTGCCGCTCATCATCCTGGATGAGCCCTTCTCCGGCATTGATGTGATTTCGCGTGAGCGCATCATCGAAAGCCTGATTGACCACATGAGCAGCAGCGAACTGGCCGATGTCGAGCGAACCGTCCTCATCAGTACGCACGAGATTTACGAGGCAGAGGCCTTGTTCGATCACGCCGTCTTTCTGCGGGACGGTCAAGTGGCACTCAGCGGGGACGCCGACGAACTTCGCGCCGCACATGGCTCGATGCATGCCACGATGAAGCAATTGTATCGGTAG
- a CDS encoding class I adenylate-forming enzyme family protein, with translation MPSQTPEERRQALEQRYPAWPRHTFASHFAVQCRTYPDRPLLLTPTQALTYAEVWDKSRQIAKSLLKLGVKRRDHVALLMANEPEYVMTKLAIALVGAVCVPLNTMLKTDELRYVLKQSDCRVLVLHQTAMGIQHAKTVSSLLDPLKKEEALLEHVICIPNTSEDLDSRFLHWEEFLAQGTAAGLDEALEARTQASEYPDEVCDIVYTSGSTGTPKGVMLTHDMVLRCAYATAISRAFEDGRRFFTPLPLYHVFAYIEGLMAASFVGGCVITMPSFSPKSALDLMQQYRAQDFLCVPSMLVSILNHPDLPQYDLSSLYALMCAAAPAPVAVWEQAMRELGLTEVCTGYGGTEVTASTAHTEVGDSIERITTRVGRLKPGGVSGLPEFGGSNIQYKVIDPFTGEDLPPGSIGELTVRGNTVTRGYYKKPAETAAAIDKDGWFRSGDLGRIDEHGYIEFLGRSTEMYKVSGENVSPKEVEDVINRHPAVAQAYVVGVPDNLTTETGAAFIQLKAGMTLTRRDVVQWCSERLAKFKIPRHVWFMEQSDWPMTGTGKIQKFKLRELAKQKLEQGSTAQ, from the coding sequence ATGCCCAGCCAAACACCAGAAGAACGCCGTCAGGCTTTGGAGCAGCGATACCCCGCATGGCCCAGGCATACGTTTGCAAGTCACTTTGCTGTACAGTGCCGTACGTACCCCGACCGGCCGTTGCTGTTGACGCCGACCCAGGCGCTCACGTACGCGGAAGTTTGGGACAAGTCCCGGCAAATCGCCAAGTCGCTGTTGAAGCTTGGCGTGAAACGCCGCGACCATGTTGCGCTGTTGATGGCCAATGAGCCGGAGTATGTCATGACGAAATTGGCGATCGCGCTGGTTGGCGCTGTCTGTGTGCCATTGAACACCATGCTGAAGACGGACGAACTGCGATACGTCCTCAAACAGTCGGACTGCCGTGTGCTCGTGCTGCACCAAACCGCCATGGGCATCCAGCACGCAAAGACCGTTTCCAGCCTGCTCGACCCACTCAAGAAAGAGGAGGCTCTGCTTGAACACGTCATCTGCATTCCGAACACATCCGAGGATCTGGACAGCCGCTTCCTCCACTGGGAGGAGTTCCTGGCCCAAGGCACGGCCGCTGGGCTGGACGAAGCACTCGAGGCGCGCACGCAGGCCAGCGAGTACCCCGATGAAGTGTGTGACATCGTGTATACGTCGGGATCGACCGGGACGCCCAAGGGCGTCATGCTCACGCACGACATGGTGCTGCGCTGCGCGTATGCGACCGCCATCAGCCGCGCGTTCGAGGATGGCAGGCGCTTTTTCACACCGCTGCCCCTGTACCATGTGTTCGCGTACATTGAGGGCCTGATGGCCGCGTCGTTTGTCGGCGGGTGCGTCATTACGATGCCTTCGTTCAGCCCGAAGTCCGCACTCGACCTGATGCAGCAATACCGGGCACAGGACTTTCTGTGCGTACCGTCGATGCTCGTCTCCATTTTGAACCACCCGGATTTGCCGCAATACGACCTCTCCTCCCTGTACGCCTTGATGTGTGCGGCCGCACCGGCGCCGGTGGCGGTTTGGGAGCAGGCGATGCGTGAGCTGGGGCTGACCGAGGTCTGCACTGGCTACGGCGGCACGGAAGTGACAGCTTCGACCGCACACACGGAGGTTGGAGATTCGATTGAGCGCATCACAACCCGCGTCGGCCGCCTGAAACCGGGCGGTGTAAGTGGACTGCCCGAATTCGGTGGTTCCAACATTCAGTACAAGGTCATCGACCCATTCACCGGGGAGGACTTGCCGCCGGGATCGATCGGAGAACTCACCGTTCGCGGCAACACGGTCACGCGCGGTTACTACAAGAAGCCTGCCGAGACCGCGGCCGCGATTGACAAGGACGGCTGGTTCCGCAGCGGCGATCTCGGCCGGATCGACGAACACGGCTACATTGAGTTTCTCGGACGCAGCACGGAGATGTACAAGGTGTCTGGCGAAAACGTCTCACCGAAGGAAGTCGAGGATGTCATCAACCGGCACCCTGCGGTGGCGCAAGCCTATGTCGTCGGCGTTCCCGACAACCTCACGACGGAGACCGGCGCTGCGTTCATCCAGTTGAAAGCGGGCATGACGCTCACGCGCCGCGACGTTGTCCAGTGGTGCAGCGAACGGCTGGCGAAATTCAAGATTCCGCGCCATGTCTGGTTCATGGAACAGAGCGACTGGCCGATGACCGGCACAGGGAAGATTCAGAAGTTCAAGCTGAGGGAACTCGCCAAGCAGAAATTGGAACAAGGCTCGACCGCACAGTAA